The genomic stretch GCCTACAGCATCACAGTCAGTGTCATTTATAACAAGCATCCACAATAAATCAGTTACTAGAGTACTGAAGGAATTGTCATACCTGAATGCACAATCCAAGCAAGGGAGAAATTTCTTTCTTCAAGTTATCACGAATCATTCCATATATCTTTTCCACATATGCTGTAAGCTGCTGTTTGAAAAGCAAAGCTGGGTACTTGGCTTCAACTTGTCTTAATGTATCTACTCCTCTACTTGAACTACCATTAATTAAGGACAGATTGACTCCTGCTGGACTTCCACGGAAACTCTGACAAAGAGTATACTTAACTTAGAAATGAAAGCTTTACTATGgaaatttttagtttaaaatgaAGTTGTGTTTACCTGAGTCATCCTCCCAAACAGGGTTGCTGATTGAGAACGACGGCGTTGTGGAGCCATTCCAGCAGCACCACTTGCCTTGAGTGTGCGTTGAAGTAACAAGAGAAGTGTCGAGGCATTGGATAACCAGTAAGCTAAGACATCATTATTATCCTGGGTCTAAAGTACAAATGGAAATATTTTAGTTAATTGAGTTGAAAGTGACAAAGCAACAATAagagaacacaagcatgtgaaaGTTGCACTTTATACACCTCAATTGCATGGCCAATAGTCTGGATGATTCTATCGAAAACGCTAGTGCGCTCAACTTCAAATGATCTCCAATGCAAGAGGCACTTATATATGATACAGGCAGCAATTGGTCTGTTTCCAGCAAATCCTAGATGTTGTGCAATGCATCTAATGAGTAATTCTTGATTCTCTTGTTGTTTCTCATTTAGTGATTTCTGTGGTTTATCATCCACTTCAGAGGATTCCCTCAGGTTCATTGATGGGCTAGTTTGAAGTTCCTGATTAGTCTATCAGGAGACATAGAAACAAATCAAGTCCACACATACATACACATAACCTAAAGATGAACATTTAAAATGGATTTAGTTACCACTTGTGGCTTCCCCTCCACTGCAATACTATTATGAGCACTTTCAGCAGCCCTCTCTCTCTGtcgattgaaaaaaaaaaaaaaaaaaaaaaaaactttttcaaacAACCATCAAGGTTTATATTCTTTTCATGCTTAAAAGTCCATTATGAAGAGAACCTGGGCAAGTGAGCTCTGGCGTCTGTGAAGGAACTTAGTCGATACAGCTTGTTGACGCAGAACCTGATTCTCTGATTCTACATTATTAATCTTCTCTTCTAGCCTGATCATATAAGATTTCAGTCAACCAGTTAAGTCAATGAGGTGCATGACATCTATTGTGAAGATGAAACTTGGAATTAACCAAAGATTCCTGTGAGATGTGAATATAAGAAAAGATAAATTTCTGACCACTTTAGTCCATGATATTATTGaacttttcaaaataaattctcCACAGGGATTTTGGTCTTTGGAAATCAAATGTAAAAAAGTTGCAACATGGCTTGTTTCGATGATTTGTTTATTTACCCCTTCAATGATTCTTGGAGTTGACGAACCTTCTTCTCTGTGTCTTCTAACTTTTTACCTCTTTCTTCACTGCTAGCTTGGGCTTCATTATATTTTTGTTCAAAGTCATTAGATTTCTGTTTCTCTGACTCGAGTGACGTCTGTGTGAAGAAAAAGCCAAGGCAATCATTTAAATATGATAAACTGCTAAGTGCTGACAAAAAGTTAACAACATCAGCATACAGAGACTGTGCCCCTTATTAATTCAGGGATTTGTCTTTGACACACATAAATTGTGTCAGAGACACTATGcgcaagtttttttttttttaattcttcgTTATGGAAAAAGGAAGAATCGTTAAGATAAAAAGAAGGCATGTACAAATATATGTTGGGCCAACCGTGGGGAGCTCTCGACAACCAGAGAGACTTCGGGGaggaatcaagtgagagaaCATAAGATGAGACTAACTTCAACACTCCTCACACTTGCAAAATTAACAATCTCCCCCTCAAGTGTGAGCCTCCACATCAAGCATTAACTGCTCTCTAGCTCCTCCACCACATATGAGTATTCGTCCATCACACCGCCGCAAAACACCGCGGGACACGCCGCCCGGACCACCTTTTGCCGGGAAGACTTTCGATGCTTCACCTTGAATACTCCTTAAAACCACTAGACTGATTAACCatcggctctgataccactttgCTGGGCCAACCGTGGGGAGCTCTCGACAACCAGGGAGACTTCGGGGaggaatcaagtgagagaacataagatgagaaaacaccacatccaactcaaaaccttaaggtgtcaagttaatgggtctctcatcttataaactcctcactcttCCATGCTTTCTTTGATGTGGAACTAACTTCAACACTCCTCACACTTGCAACATTAACAATATATAGGAGGATAAGACAGCCCCTTTACAAGaacaagatcaaacaagaaatccATGGCCAAGTGATTACTAATTAAACCTTGATCCTCACCAACCTCATCAAAGATACctaagaaaatttttttcaGCAAAAGTTGAAGTGTACTTGAACATTTTATGCACTTAAAGTTGAAAGGGCTGTTTGGTGAAGGAGAGACTTCATTGGGTGTCAGCTTATATCAACTATGAATACCTTTGTACTGTATTATTTCAGAAATCAGCAGGAGGAAAACATTTCATTCGACATCCCATTGTATCCAGGATCTATAAAGAGAGAAAGCATCTTATATTTACTATATCATATCATAGAATTCCGAAAATATCTGATGAAGTGCATGACTTAGCTCTGTTTGCAATCTACATGACATCAATTAATATATGATGTCTAGAACAAAATAATTACTATTAAAATAGCATCTTTAATGTAAACCTGTCTAAGAATTATGTATCCCATGTCTAATTGACATATATATTGTCACAATCTTTGATGTTAAAGGAAAGAGTATACACAGAAAGATATGCATCATTGAAAACAAGGGATCATATCCAATAAGACTGAATTTTCTTACCTTTAGGCTCTCAATTTCTGCCGTCAGTGCGTCAATCTTCTGTGTATCTTCAACGATAACCTGTTTCTCTTGAATAACAGGAACTGCTTCTATACTAATTTTCTTTGCATTCTCACGCTCCTTGGAAAGCAGAGCATTGGTCTCCTCAAATTTGCTCTGCATCTCCTGCAATTGATTCTGCAGTTTTGCTATCTCTTGAGATTTGGATTCTTCTAGATTCGTCTGCACATGATTCCACATATTTAGTTTAGAGCTTGTGAATGAAGTAAATGTTTAGGAACTACTAAGGTTGGTCTTTTGCACTTCCTTTTATTTTCCATTAGTGTAAAAGTGTTATTTCAACATGCACAATTGTCTAAGTGATCAAAAAACATAACAGTCATCCAAGTCGTATTTATCTGCAAAATATATATCTCACCCTTAATCCTTTTTCTAGCTGGAGACGCCAAGTGAGTTCCTCCACACGTTTCTCAAGCTTATCCTTCGCTTCTTGAAGTGCACCAGTTTCTCTTGCAGCCTAAAGAAAGTGGAACAGGACATCAAGTTAGGCAAGAAAAAGATATCAATAAAcaggaaaataataaaaaatgatgtTTATTTGACTTGAATATTACAGAATGAGTCTTGTAGAAGTGGCTTAATTCATTACAAGAAGGTGGAGTCAGATTTGGATCCCATCCTTCGCAAAACCAgcaaaaagaaattgaaaattaCAAATATAGAGAAATATAGTTGCAAGGCTTTCATTTCAGAGCCAAAATAGTTATCCTTAAGGATTGTGTCTGTTTcacttttttaataataaatgtaGGATAATATTTgaagaaatacaaaaaaaaaatgacagAAAGAGAACAAATATATTTCTAGTTCTAAAAGCTTAAGTCTAAAGTTAAAGAAATTTCAATTTTGAAGATCCTAAGAATTTGTTTTCCCCCTTAGGTTGTTTTATATTTCATGTACGGTTTAGATTTTAATAGTTTAAATGTAAGCACGATTGTTATGCCAAACTATGGCAATGCCTAATCCATGTAACCAACCCACCTAAGACAAGGTGTAGCTGTTTGTTTTCATGTTTTACACTTCATTACAATAGAGTGATCATGACAATGATACAGAAGAATAATAATACAGGTTGTATAAACCTGCTTAATATGAAGCATCATTTTGCAGTTAAACATTTAGTCATTTACTAAAACATTTAGTCACATGTTCCTGAAGGTTCTACGTCTTGATGGAATCTCTAAAACCAGTTATATAAGAATCATGGCAAACCTAGTAATTTACCATTTTTAGTTTCCTAAGTTCTCTTCTGGCTACACGTCCCCTCCATCTGCATTGTGTAACTATGGTCCCTTTCTTGAGCCTCTTATAATATAATGCAGCTTTGTGGCACCGCCACCGAGCCTGCAATTTTTTCAGAGAACAGATTTAAAAATTGCATATTGATTGCCCAAGTTGATGATCTAAATCAAATTGAACTTGACTAAAACCTGAATAATAATGGAGGCTTTGGTCTGCTTCCTAAATCTGAACTCCTTGCGAGCAGCTGTTGCCCTTAAAGCTGTTTGAACTGTCAATGCTGACACATGAAGTTTCTTGTAGGCTCTCCGAGCTTGATATCTGCGTGtgttcttttgaattttcacaGCAGCAGCCTCCTTTCTcatgttttcatatagtttgcATGCAAGTCTTCCtacaaataatatattatacatagtaaatatatatagataaaGGAGATTGACCAAGCAATGTAAAAGGATTGCATTTAACCTAACAAATTAGTAAGGTTATTTCACCTCTCCACCGAGACTGCAGATATATGGTCTTCTTTCGAAGCGCAAGATAATGATTACGTGCTTGATGAGTTCTTATGCGCCGCTGGATACTTTTTGCTGCATTACTGAGTACTTGAGCTCTACGTGCATCTAGTTCAGCCATCTGACCTGCTCTTAGAAATACCTTTGTCTTTCCAATCTATAACATTTGGCGGCCAATCAAACGAACTTTGTGATCATACGAGAGAGGAATGTATTATACAAAGATGCATTTTCTAAAACCATTCTGGATTTATTTGACATTAGACAATGAGAATTGACATAGGAAGAGGTTGAAGGTGCATGAATTATAGTTGGAGCTAAGTCCTTAAGATCTTTATAATAGTATAGAGAAATATTTTAAGATACCTGATATCCACTAAGCCCCATCTTTTCCAGAATCTTTTGGCAAGCAGTCTTTTCATCATAGCTGCTCATAAGTGAAACAAACTGACAATTAGCACAAAACCTAAGTTTGGTACAAAAATACTTTAACACCTCAAGCAACAAATTTCTACCACCTCACATAAAAAGCATACTTAAAAAATACTCACTTTGCTTCTGTGGCCTCTGGAGCAAGAAGGCCAAATCTgttcacaaattcaaaaaaagCGCGGCGAGTAGGATAGCCAGCACAACTGATTCTGATTGCCTCTAAAACACCCTATAGTGGCAAGGGTTAGGGATAGCAGAATGGTTGAAAACATAAAGAACTATATATATCATTTACATAAATATCATCCAAAGATGAAATGAAAACAAAAGTAACATTATACTCACACCACAGCGAAGTTGTTGCATAATGTTGGCATTCTCAAAAATAGCAGGCTTCAAGAGGTTATTTGGTTTCACACATCTGATGTAATGGGGTTCTGTAGAATTTAATGTGTCCATTAGACTTTGTAGTTGTAGCTGCACCATTTAGAATATTGTTAGCTTCCAGATAATAGGAAAGTGGTCTATTTTTCATAAGCATGGgcttttacatatatatattgtgatTATTGAACCAAAGACTAGAAAACATGATACCTTAAAACGAGAACCAATTGAAGAAAATTTGGAAGATTTTGATGTTTCTTCTGGAAGTGGTGGAAAAAGGCCAGCTACAAAAGGACATTTGGAAGCACTCAACAAATCTTGATGTTCAGGAACCACATAATCCTTGTTTTTGTCTAGAAATTGATCAGACTGGTATAAAACCTGCAGAATTTTTTGAGGGAAAAAACAACTAAACAAATATGTCATATTTTCAGCAGCTAATGTTATAAGAATTAAGTCATACCTCCCCAGCATAGTGAGCAATCGTGAAATCTGTTCGAGACAATTTTGGCTTAATAAAGCGCCTGTGGTTCTTAAATGTTTGATAAAGCTTGTTTGCAAAAGTTTCATGCGTAGACTTTGGAAACATGCTGAAAGACAAGAAAGGCAGggaaaaattaagaattaaGTAAGTAGATTGTGTATGTTATGCAACAAGGAGCAGTAGCATCAAAGCAGCCAGAGAAAGTCTGGATCTAGCAAGCTATTAAGGAAGTAGTTCATGTCCAGTTTTACTAACCAAAAAAGTTAAAGTTAAAATCATCTAATAACCAATGAAAAAGAAGTTCTTCATAGGAAAAATTAACAATGTTTTACCAAGCTTCATCTAGGAGAGCAATGATTCCTCCAGGTTTCTGCAGAAGAAAAacaatgttaaaaaaataaaataaaataaaaaggatggGAGAGAAAGGATAAACCAAAGGAAAGGAAAAGCTGAACTGGTGACTAACTTCTTCATTATAGTCAAATTAAATTATGGACTCTGGGATAAACTACAATAGTATAAAAAGGAAGCATTGTAAATATCATCATCAAGCATATCAAAAGCATGAGCTTTGTATTCCTATAATTCCAGAACATACATGTTGAATGCTTTCACACCCAGAACAAACAATGAAACCTCAGTTGGTTAAACAAAGTGGGATAGGAGAAACAAAACCTTTTCAATAAGGTCTAAAACATCTTGGTTATCAACAAATTCAATGTAGCTCCAATTAATTTGCTCCTTTGTATATTCTTCTTGTTCCATTTTAAAAACGTGCTGAAATCCATCATCGAAATCATATTAAATATAGGAATAACATTTACAAGAAAACTTGAAGTGCAGTGTAGCCTGAGACATTGCCTGATTGAAATGCTGTTGCAACTTCTCATTTGTGAAATTAATGCAAAACTGTTCAAAACTGCAGAGGATAAAGGTTGATAGTAAGTTAAAAAGGACTGAATTCCAGAGGTGTTTGCTTTCAACATCACTAATCAGTACAATATTTGGAAATACATAACATGTACATGAAGGCATGCCTATTCTCCAAAACTATATATTACCTGTTAGTTTTAAAACTTTCAAAACCATATATGTCAAGGACTCCAATCAAAGTTTTAGAATTGGGGTCTTGTCCAATTGAACTATTAATCTTGTCCACCAACCTGTTaaacacataaatacatcatgAATCAAAATCAGAACCCCGTATCATTATCCTCAGTATCTAAGTTACTAAACACTATATAGGTCATATTTGTCCATTTTCAGTATTATACCAGTCGAACAGCCGAGAATAAATTGTTTTTGCCAGTCCATCTCTACTCACTGTTGCACTTTGGGGATCAAGGCTCCGTTTTATAACTTCTTCAGGGGTGATCATGACACGCTTACATAATGCATCTTGCAAAGCATTGGCATCACACCTGATTTGATATTTGAGAATCATcttaaaggtaattaaaaatCATATCGAGGGAGGAAGTAATAATACAACATCCATACATTAGAAGCTCAGCAGTAGTTTGAAGGTGGAATTTGGCTTTGTCATCTTTCGGAACTGATGAGTCAACTTCTTTTCCTTTGGTAAAGT from Arachis stenosperma cultivar V10309 chromosome 9, arast.V10309.gnm1.PFL2, whole genome shotgun sequence encodes the following:
- the LOC130951136 gene encoding myosin-11-like, producing MGTPVNIIVGSHVWIEDPDICWIDGQVSKITGKDAEIETTNGKKVVANLSKIYPKDMEAPPGGVDDMTKLSYLHEPGVLQNLKARYELNEIYTYTGNILIAINPFQKLPHIYGAHMMQQYKGAPFGELSPHVFAVADVAYRAMINEGKSNSILVSGESGAGKTETTKMLMQFLAYLGGRAGTEGRTVEQQVLESNPVLEAFGNAKTVRNNNSSRFGKFVEIQFDKSGRISGAAIRTYLLERSRVCQVNDPERNYHCFYLLCAAPQEEIERYKLGSPKTFHYLNQSKCYELADVSDAREFLATRRAMDIVGISQKDQEAIFRVVASILHLGNIDFTKGKEVDSSVPKDDKAKFHLQTTAELLMCDANALQDALCKRVMITPEEVIKRSLDPQSATVSRDGLAKTIYSRLFDWLVDKINSSIGQDPNSKTLIGVLDIYGFESFKTNSFEQFCINFTNEKLQQHFNQHVFKMEQEEYTKEQINWSYIEFVDNQDVLDLIEKKPGGIIALLDEACMFPKSTHETFANKLYQTFKNHRRFIKPKLSRTDFTIAHYAGEVLYQSDQFLDKNKDYVVPEHQDLLSASKCPFVAGLFPPLPEETSKSSKFSSIGSRFKLQLQSLMDTLNSTEPHYIRCVKPNNLLKPAIFENANIMQQLRCGGVLEAIRISCAGYPTRRAFFEFVNRFGLLAPEATEANYDEKTACQKILEKMGLSGYQIGKTKVFLRAGQMAELDARRAQVLSNAAKSIQRRIRTHQARNHYLALRKKTIYLQSRWRGRLACKLYENMRKEAAAVKIQKNTRRYQARRAYKKLHVSALTVQTALRATAARKEFRFRKQTKASIIIQARWRCHKAALYYKRLKKGTIVTQCRWRGRVARRELRKLKMAARETGALQEAKDKLEKRVEELTWRLQLEKGLRTNLEESKSQEIAKLQNQLQEMQSKFEETNALLSKERENAKKISIEAVPVIQEKQVIVEDTQKIDALTAEIESLKTSLESEKQKSNDFEQKYNEAQASSEERGKKLEDTEKKVRQLQESLKGLEEKINNVESENQVLRQQAVSTKFLHRRQSSLAQRERAAESAHNSIAVEGKPQVTNQELQTSPSMNLRESSEVDDKPQKSLNEKQQENQELLIRCIAQHLGFAGNRPIAACIIYKCLLHWRSFEVERTSVFDRIIQTIGHAIETQDNNDVLAYWLSNASTLLLLLQRTLKASGAAGMAPQRRRSQSATLFGRMTQSFRGSPAGVNLSLINGSSSRGVDTLRQVEAKYPALLFKQQLTAYVEKIYGMIRDNLKKEISPLLGLCIQAPRTSRASLVKGSSRSVANTEAQRALIAHWQGIVKSLGNFLNTLKANHVPPFLVRKVFTQIFSFINVQLFNSLLLRRECCSFSNGEYVKAGLAELEHWCYKATDEYAGSAWDELKHIRQAIGFLVIHQKPKKTLDEISHDLCPVLSIQQLYRISTMYWDDKYGTHSVSPEVISNMRVLMTEDSNNAVSNSFLLDDDSSIPFSVDDISKSMEQIDISDIDPPPLIRENSGFSFLLPRPA